The nucleotide sequence GTCCTTCGACGTAGCCGCCTTCGACGGTCACGACTTTCAACGGTTCCAGGTCGGTGGCGGTGCGTTCGCGCAGTGGGATGAGCCCTGGGCGGTCGTCGTCGCCGTAGAACTGGGTCGAGGACCAGGTGATGATCTCGGGCATGCAGCGGAAGTGTTCCCGCAGTCGCACGACCGCGTCGCGGCCTGAGCGGGCCGACAGCAGCCCGTAGAGGTGGGATTTGGCGGTGAAGTTGAGCCGGATCTCTTCGTCGATCCCGGACAGGTGTTCGTGCATGCTCGCGAACAGCGCTTCGGTTTTGCCGAGCCGGTTGCCGCCGGGGGTGCATTGCTTGTCGTCGCCGACCACGATCACCCGCGGCGCCATCCACAGTAGGAATAGCTGTTCGACTCCGACCTGGCTGGCTTCGTCGACGATGACAACGTCGAACGAGTCCCGGACGGCGCTGATGTTTTCCAGCAGGTTCGGCAGGGGCACCACCCACGCGGGCACGGCGTCTTTGGCTTTTTCCATGGCTTGGCGGGCGGCTTTGCGGTATTCGCGTGCTTTGCTTCCGCCGCCGGCGCCGACGTGGCTCATGTGTTCGCGGTAGCTGCGCAGTGCCCGAGCGTGGGAGTCGGTCATCCGGTTCAGGCAGGCACTGAGCGCCTGCACCCCGGCGAGCTGGCTGGTGACCCGGTTGATCTGGTCTTCGACCATGTCGAATTCGGCGACCAAGCGGCGTTCGTCCTCGGCGTTGCGGGTGGCGAAGATGAACTGCTCGGCTTTGGACCATGCCCACGCCGCGGGCAGGTCGCCTATGCGCTGGTCCCACGTTGGGTCGTCGGCGGTGGCTTCGAGCAGTTCGAGCAGAGCGGGATGGTTGTTGCGGAGTGTGCGAGCGAGTTGGGCGCGGCGGTGTTCGGCGGCGCGGTCGTGCCGGGCGAGGTCGAGGGCGTCGAGGCCGGTGCGGTAGGCGTCGAGGTCGCGTTCGGCGACGGCTTTGACCAGGAGCGCGAGTTCGGAGCAGGCGTTGTCGGTGGCTGCCCACGCGGCGACTTTGTGTTGTAGGGCCGCGACTTGGTGGCGGGCTTGTTCCAGCGCCACGTAGTGCAGGGCGGCAGGGACTGCGTCGAGGGTGCGGACGAATGTGGCGATGGTCGAGAGGTCGATCGACTGGCCGGCGCGCAGCAGCGTGTCCCGGAACACGCCGTGGATCTGGGCTAGGGCGACGATGTGATCGAGCAGCTGCGCGTTGTCGGCGAGCTCGGACAGGGCGCGGGTGAGGGAGTCGCCGGTGATGGTCACGTCGGCCTCGGCCCACAATCCGACGAGCTGCACCGCGGCAACGTCGGCCTCGAGCCGGTAGAGAGCCGCGTCGATCTGCTGCAGGCTGTGTGGCGGGACCCCATCGACGGTGACCACGGCCAGGAACTCTTCGGCGTTCTTTTGCGCGGCCGATTTGCCGAACTTGCGGATCTTCCCTCCACCGGCGATGTGGTCGCGCAGTTGTCGGCCGCTGTTGAGCAGGGCACGGGTTTTGCCGATCCCGTAGTCGCGGACGGTGGGCAGTTCGACGGCAAACTGTAGGCCGAGGTCGCGTATCTGCTGCTGGAGTCGGTCGGCGGTGTCCCGCTCGGCGTGCAGGCGTTGCCACAGGCCGTGGTGTCGGCCGGCGAGGTGGTCGTCCACGGCGGCCCCGACCCAGCTGCGCGTTGGCGGCGTGACGCTGTCTTCGCCGTAGCCGAGGCGCTGCAATGTGGTGCGGGCCTGGTCGCCGAGCCCGCGCAGATACTGCAGCGCCTCCGCACCGAGTGAGGCGAGACGCGAGGTAAGGGCACTGGTGTCGGCGTGCGCGGTGTTGCGGGCGTGATGCTCGGAGGCGATGATGTCGGCCAGCTCGCCCGCGTCGGGCAGCTCACGGCGTTCGGGGATTTGCTGGCCGGCGCGGATGCGCCTGCCAGGGCTGTCTTGGCGGGTCAGGGTGAGCAGCTCGAGCATGTCCCCGGTGACCAGCGGCGGCTTATCGGGCCAGGCCAGGTCCACACTGGGGAGCCACCGGTAGGCGACGGCGCGCTCCTGTACTTCGCGCACGATGTTGGTGAGGGGCCCGGCGTAGAGGGTGGTGCTGTAGCCGGGGGCGACGGGCGGATGCTGGAGGTATTCGACTTCGCGCAGTTGCCGGATCCGGGTGTTGAGTTCGGCGCTGCGGGCGAGCAGGTTGTGGCGTTCCTCGGCGAGCTGCTGCGCACGGCGCGGCAGTCCCGCGGTTTCGGTCGAGCCGATCGCGGTCGAGAGCGCGTCGATGCCGCGTTCGAGTTCTTTGGCGGCGTCTTTGCTGCCTCCGGCGAGCAGCACACATAGGCTGCGCAGGTCGGTCGGGATTTTGTCGCGGAGGACTTTGAGGGCCTGGTCTTTCTGGCTGGTGACCAGGACCCGCATCCCGCGTGCCAGTAGCGCGCTGACAAGGTTGGCGATCGTGTGAGTTTTACCTGTTCCCGGCGGGCCTTGGACGACTACCCCGATTTCGCGTTTGAGCAGTTCGATGACGCGTTCCTGCTCGTCGTTGGTCGGCAGCGGGAACAGCGGGTCTTCGCCGAGCATGTCGCCGGTGGGCGCGTTCTGCTGAGTGAGCCAGCGGCCGCGGGTGTCGGCTTCGGTGTCGGTGACCAGCTGCGCGAGCGCAACCGGTACCTGCGCGTCGGGCTCGCGCAGCTGCTGCGCGATCTTGCGGTAGGTGTCGGCGAGCAATTCGCGGCTGCGCGGCCGCAGCAGCAGCGCCGGTGAGGGCGAAAGCTCCAGACGGCCAGGTAGTTCGCCGGCGGGGTCTTCGGGGCGGCGCAGCGAGGTGAAGGGGTCGGCGACAGTGAGCCCGAGCCAGCCCTCGATGTCGCTGAGCAGTGTGGGATCCAGCAGGCCGGTGTCGCTGTCGAG is from Amycolatopsis lurida and encodes:
- a CDS encoding AAA domain-containing protein; amino-acid sequence: MAATPSDRDVLDQTVSLMDFLAEVTDAANRDPNRDITADEADAPDPLIWLDHLPDGLNLTPKTADDVLLRVRPPKTVLEPRPPAALAGWIDSPETRGPDSPPPRLLATGPADVEQEHAISPPASVRQAFDRWLTQWREWSREQLRSRARRDLYESLERAAKTLEQQDDEYEFVLATGLVRWHTADGEEIRRHLITEPVRPQLARDTAEVTVSFIGGKRRFEDKALFTEVEGYQPDRGRTTRQAILDSDTGLLDPTLLSDIEGWLGLTVADPFTSLRRPEDPAGELPGRLELSPSPALLLRPRSRELLADTYRKIAQQLREPDAQVPVALAQLVTDTEADTRGRWLTQQNAPTGDMLGEDPLFPLPTNDEQERVIELLKREIGVVVQGPPGTGKTHTIANLVSALLARGMRVLVTSQKDQALKVLRDKIPTDLRSLCVLLAGGSKDAAKELERGIDALSTAIGSTETAGLPRRAQQLAEERHNLLARSAELNTRIRQLREVEYLQHPPVAPGYSTTLYAGPLTNIVREVQERAVAYRWLPSVDLAWPDKPPLVTGDMLELLTLTRQDSPGRRIRAGQQIPERRELPDAGELADIIASEHHARNTAHADTSALTSRLASLGAEALQYLRGLGDQARTTLQRLGYGEDSVTPPTRSWVGAAVDDHLAGRHHGLWQRLHAERDTADRLQQQIRDLGLQFAVELPTVRDYGIGKTRALLNSGRQLRDHIAGGGKIRKFGKSAAQKNAEEFLAVVTVDGVPPHSLQQIDAALYRLEADVAAVQLVGLWAEADVTITGDSLTRALSELADNAQLLDHIVALAQIHGVFRDTLLRAGQSIDLSTIATFVRTLDAVPAALHYVALEQARHQVAALQHKVAAWAATDNACSELALLVKAVAERDLDAYRTGLDALDLARHDRAAEHRRAQLARTLRNNHPALLELLEATADDPTWDQRIGDLPAAWAWSKAEQFIFATRNAEDERRLVAEFDMVEDQINRVTSQLAGVQALSACLNRMTDSHARALRSYREHMSHVGAGGGSKAREYRKAARQAMEKAKDAVPAWVVPLPNLLENISAVRDSFDVVIVDEASQVGVEQLFLLWMAPRVIVVGDDKQCTPGGNRLGKTEALFASMHEHLSGIDEEIRLNFTAKSHLYGLLSARSGRDAVVRLREHFRCMPEIITWSSTQFYGDDDRPGLIPLRERTATDLEPLKVVTVEGGYVEGRDTRRRNPTEAKRIVTQLAECLDDPRYDGKTFGVVVLQGTGQIKLLEHEINAAISAEDRQQRKIRVGIPANFQGDERDVIFLSMVVADAPRAQRAQLAQQAYNVAASRAKDQMWLYTSVGIGDLKPDDLRASLMGYMLTPPSVFGTSPSLEEVSDTTSTAPFESLFEQKVFREIKRRGYFVVPQYEVGTRHLDLVVVGDGGRLAVECDGHLWHTSTAQQISDARRDRELRRMGWDVLRIRESEFEFDPDRELEPLWQRLDERGIHPHDITEHTRQPDGWTPVTLPDDTADTDTSEGNPL